Proteins encoded in a region of the Candidatus Bathyarchaeota archaeon genome:
- a CDS encoding metal-dependent hydrolase — MALAYLLGKGSSEALHTKINVPVLLVLSILPDVDIVFDLFTDLQLHRGPTHSIIVAFLIFIPLFIIYRKKAIPYFLALISHSLIGDFIVGGQLMLLWPLSNAQYGLHELGGPYINIFSGVNVALELSLFAAATLVLYKTKDYKVFFGSDLTNLVLIIPIATVLLPSTIGFPFSQSLIFSAPLLALAHIFYLVLFSIAVLKTLSRLLREGLHPQHGPRDLAKAPNRSNAYSTVCSA; from the coding sequence ATGGCGCTTGCCTACCTTTTAGGCAAAGGCTCCTCGGAGGCGCTGCACACCAAAATCAACGTTCCCGTACTGCTGGTTTTATCCATCCTCCCCGACGTAGACATCGTCTTTGACTTATTCACCGATCTGCAACTGCACCGGGGCCCCACCCACTCCATCATAGTTGCCTTCTTAATCTTTATCCCCCTCTTCATAATCTACCGCAAAAAAGCCATCCCCTACTTTTTGGCCTTGATTTCCCACTCGCTCATCGGCGACTTCATCGTGGGCGGGCAACTGATGCTGCTCTGGCCCCTCTCCAATGCCCAATATGGCCTTCACGAGCTAGGCGGTCCCTACATCAACATCTTCAGCGGCGTAAACGTGGCGTTGGAGCTCAGCCTGTTCGCCGCGGCGACTCTGGTTCTCTATAAAACCAAAGATTACAAAGTCTTCTTCGGCTCCGACCTCACTAATCTGGTGCTGATTATCCCCATCGCCACCGTGCTTTTACCCAGCACCATAGGCTTTCCCTTCTCGCAGTCACTGATCTTCTCAGCTCCGCTGCTGGCGCTTGCGCACATCTTCTATCTGGTGCTCTTCTCCATCGCCGTGCTTAAGACGCTTAGTCGCCTTTTGCGGGAGGGGCTGCATCCCCAGCATGGCCCGAGGGATTTGGCAAAAGCGCCTAATAGGAGTAATGCGTATTCAACGGTATGCAGCGCCTAG
- a CDS encoding aspartate/glutamate racemase family protein, producing the protein MQRLGVILPSSNTTVEAEFSSVLHGSDITVHYARIPLREVTLKELETLESNLSAAAALLKDADVDAVVFACTSGSLIGGVGYDSALAKQISEAAGCPALTTSGAVVRALRKLRAHKISLATPYIGEVTEREVSFLKENGFTTAKVCSLEIKDNLTIGRLTAKDASILAADVDTPASDAVFISCTNFCTFKTIASLDRQLAKPVVSSNSATLWAALRVIKAEEHLSLGRLYDL; encoded by the coding sequence ATGCAGCGCCTAGGCGTCATCTTGCCCTCCTCTAACACGACGGTGGAGGCTGAATTCTCCAGTGTGCTCCATGGCTCAGACATCACCGTCCACTACGCCCGAATCCCCCTCAGGGAAGTCACCCTAAAAGAGCTTGAAACCCTCGAATCCAACCTGTCCGCAGCCGCCGCGCTGCTCAAAGACGCCGACGTGGACGCTGTGGTTTTCGCCTGCACCTCAGGCAGCCTCATAGGCGGCGTGGGCTATGACTCCGCGCTTGCCAAACAAATCTCCGAGGCCGCCGGCTGCCCCGCCCTCACCACCTCCGGCGCAGTTGTGCGCGCGCTACGAAAACTTAGGGCACACAAAATCAGCCTCGCCACCCCCTACATAGGCGAAGTCACAGAGCGCGAAGTAAGCTTCCTCAAAGAAAACGGCTTCACCACCGCCAAAGTCTGCTCGCTGGAAATAAAAGACAACCTCACCATCGGACGCTTAACCGCCAAAGACGCCTCAATCCTGGCCGCCGACGTCGACACACCCGCCTCAGACGCAGTCTTCATCAGCTGCACCAACTTCTGCACCTTCAAAACCATAGCATCCCTTGACCGCCAGCTTGCTAAACCCGTCGTAAGCAGCAACTCCGCAACGCTGTGGGCTGCGCTGCGAGTGATAAAAGCCGAAGAACACCTCAGCCTAGGCAGACTATACGACTTGTAA
- a CDS encoding DUF2683 family protein, which produces MVKNVIELDERESRVINIVKAKYGLKDKSQALSVIIKRYEECELEPQLRPEFAAEIELTAKNGKFVKVKDFAQEYGLK; this is translated from the coding sequence ATGGTTAAAAATGTCATAGAATTAGATGAGCGGGAAAGCCGCGTAATCAACATTGTCAAAGCAAAATATGGACTCAAAGACAAAAGCCAAGCCTTAAGCGTAATTATCAAACGTTATGAAGAATGCGAGCTTGAACCCCAACTTAGACCCGAATTCGCAGCAGAAATCGAATTAACCGCCAAAAACGGCAAATTCGTTAAAGTCAAGGACTTCGCGCAAGAATACGGACTAAAGTGA
- a CDS encoding type II toxin-antitoxin system RelE/ParE family toxin yields MYSLEVEEEVSKTFHKLLKKDKAQLEAINKKISQILTDPHQFKPLKHPLENFRRVHIGPFVLIYRVIENPPTVQIIKYAHHDKAYL; encoded by the coding sequence TTGTACAGTCTTGAAGTCGAAGAAGAAGTCTCTAAAACCTTCCACAAACTCCTCAAAAAAGACAAGGCCCAACTAGAGGCTATAAATAAGAAAATCAGCCAAATCCTAACCGACCCCCACCAATTCAAACCCCTAAAACATCCCCTAGAAAACTTCCGCAGAGTACACATCGGACCATTTGTACTCATATACCGCGTTATAGAAAATCCCCCAACAGTACAAATAATAAAATATGCCCACCACGACAAAGCATACCTATAA
- a CDS encoding N-6 DNA methylase, whose amino-acid sequence MDRELALKQVTALVNKYQEFVRNGRIAKYNEEMTKKDFILPLFEALGWETSDSTEVSAEEKISKMRVDYGFRINGIPKFFLEAKSFREDLDNRKFIEQAINYSWHKGCTWAVLTNFESLKIFNAEVKTEHPWLSQLKPTLHCSEFVSKFDELCLLSKESFENKLLDSEAEKWGKKSKKTSIDKQLLTDFTRFRSLLSKNITKLNSSKKITEAELDECVQRILDRLMFIRNAEDRELEPKTLIANYREWESKGKGNLIKSLRATFLHFDEEYNSKIFAKHLCDDLELDNEVLHEVIEGLYTTKDNETYDFSIIDADVLGTIYEQYLGHILRKTEKTAKVTENHAHRKEQGIYYTPPYITEYIVRQTLGKLLKNKKTEVEKIKILDPACGSGSFLIKAFDILNEYHRQNDKEYSQTQLDVSGIPFKTKSRILQNNIFGVDLDRQAVEIAQLNLLLKIAEKGHRLPLLERNIRTGNSLIDDPDVAGPKAFKWGQEFEEITASGGFDVIIGNPPYVRQEELSEIKPYLQANYETYHGMADLFVYFFEKELKLLKENGYFAMIVSSKWLRAGYGRKLREFLDRYWIDELIDFGDLPVFPDATIYPCIIIMRKINKPNPKIRICRLSTLKFDSLDKVVKDTCFLIDQSSLSEKEWHIQNNFGAQLLDKIRASGPPIGEYVNEKVYYGIKTGLNEAFIVDEAKSIELVKEDLKNYELIKPIISGAELKRYQIRSKKKFIIFARRGVNISEYPSLLKHLERYKAELIPKTSKDQKTGRKPGNYKWYEMQDPTEYYKKFEAPKILWGNLTTKASFTIDERSGYYVNNPACILPTNSRYILGILNSNLMSFFLKSICAERQGGFIEQKPVYVSQVAIKTPTKAQEELMTELVSKMLALNERLVALGDKLTDERTQLEQEIQETDAQIDRLVYELYSISDAERKVIEESLR is encoded by the coding sequence ATGGACCGCGAATTAGCGCTAAAGCAAGTAACCGCTTTAGTGAATAAGTATCAAGAGTTTGTACGAAATGGAAGGATTGCAAAGTACAATGAAGAAATGACAAAGAAGGACTTTATCCTTCCGCTGTTTGAGGCTCTTGGCTGGGAAACTTCCGATTCAACCGAAGTCTCAGCAGAAGAAAAAATCTCGAAAATGCGCGTTGACTACGGTTTTAGAATCAATGGCATTCCTAAATTCTTTTTAGAAGCAAAATCTTTCCGGGAGGATTTGGATAACCGGAAATTTATTGAGCAGGCGATTAACTATTCGTGGCACAAAGGCTGCACTTGGGCAGTTCTGACAAATTTTGAGAGTTTGAAGATTTTTAACGCTGAAGTTAAAACCGAGCATCCGTGGCTGAGTCAGTTAAAGCCTACGTTACATTGCAGCGAGTTTGTCTCCAAATTTGATGAGTTGTGTCTGTTATCAAAAGAGAGTTTTGAGAATAAGCTTCTTGATTCAGAGGCAGAGAAATGGGGCAAGAAATCCAAGAAAACCTCGATAGATAAACAGTTGCTGACTGACTTCACACGATTTAGAAGTCTACTAAGCAAAAACATTACAAAACTTAACTCATCCAAGAAGATTACTGAAGCGGAACTTGATGAATGTGTCCAGCGGATACTCGACAGGCTCATGTTTATCCGCAATGCCGAAGACAGAGAACTGGAGCCTAAAACCCTCATTGCCAATTACAGGGAATGGGAAAGCAAAGGCAAAGGTAACCTAATAAAAAGCCTCAGGGCAACCTTTCTCCACTTTGATGAGGAATATAACAGCAAAATCTTTGCCAAACACCTCTGTGACGATTTAGAGTTAGATAACGAGGTATTGCACGAAGTTATCGAGGGATTATACACTACAAAAGATAACGAGACATACGACTTCTCAATTATTGACGCAGACGTTCTCGGAACCATCTATGAACAATATTTAGGTCACATCCTTCGGAAAACAGAAAAGACCGCAAAGGTAACGGAAAACCATGCCCACAGAAAAGAGCAAGGAATCTACTACACCCCACCCTACATCACAGAATATATAGTTAGGCAAACGCTGGGTAAACTGCTAAAAAACAAGAAAACCGAAGTTGAAAAAATTAAAATTTTAGACCCCGCCTGCGGCTCAGGCAGCTTTCTCATCAAGGCATTCGACATACTAAACGAGTACCATAGGCAAAATGACAAGGAATACAGCCAAACCCAACTTGACGTTTCAGGAATACCCTTTAAAACAAAAAGCAGAATATTGCAAAATAACATTTTCGGCGTAGATTTAGATAGGCAAGCCGTAGAAATAGCCCAGCTAAACCTTCTCCTAAAAATTGCAGAGAAGGGGCATAGATTACCGCTTTTAGAACGAAACATCAGGACAGGCAACTCTTTAATCGACGACCCAGATGTTGCAGGGCCAAAAGCATTTAAATGGGGACAAGAATTCGAGGAAATAACTGCAAGTGGCGGCTTCGATGTAATAATCGGAAACCCTCCCTATGTGCGGCAAGAGGAATTAAGTGAGATTAAACCGTACCTTCAAGCAAATTATGAGACATACCATGGAATGGCAGACTTGTTTGTTTACTTCTTTGAAAAAGAGCTAAAGTTGCTTAAGGAAAACGGCTATTTTGCAATGATAGTATCTAGCAAATGGCTAAGAGCGGGGTACGGAAGAAAGCTTAGAGAATTTCTGGATAGATATTGGATAGACGAATTGATAGATTTTGGTGATTTACCAGTTTTTCCCGATGCAACAATATATCCATGCATAATTATCATGAGAAAAATAAACAAGCCTAATCCGAAAATTCGAATATGTAGACTATCAACATTAAAATTTGATTCGCTCGATAAGGTAGTCAAAGATACTTGTTTCTTGATTGACCAAAGCAGCTTATCGGAAAAAGAATGGCATATCCAAAATAACTTTGGAGCCCAACTTCTCGATAAGATCAGAGCTAGTGGTCCCCCAATTGGAGAATATGTAAACGAAAAGGTCTATTATGGCATTAAAACTGGTTTAAATGAAGCCTTTATTGTGGACGAAGCGAAAAGTATCGAATTAGTGAAAGAAGACCTAAAAAATTATGAATTAATCAAACCAATTATAAGTGGGGCAGAGCTGAAACGTTACCAAATTAGGTCAAAGAAAAAATTCATAATATTTGCCAGACGGGGGGTAAATATTTCAGAATATCCCTCGCTCCTCAAACATTTAGAAAGATACAAGGCTGAATTAATTCCTAAAACAAGTAAAGACCAAAAAACTGGGCGAAAACCAGGTAATTACAAATGGTATGAAATGCAGGATCCTACGGAGTATTATAAGAAATTTGAAGCTCCAAAGATATTATGGGGCAACCTCACTACAAAGGCGTCTTTCACCATAGATGAAAGGTCTGGCTATTATGTTAACAATCCTGCATGTATTCTACCCACAAATTCGAGATATATTTTGGGCATTTTAAATTCCAACTTGATGTCTTTTTTCTTGAAATCTATTTGCGCTGAACGGCAAGGCGGTTTCATTGAGCAAAAACCAGTTTACGTCTCTCAAGTAGCAATTAAAACGCCAACCAAGGCACAAGAGGAATTGATGACTGAGTTGGTCAGTAAGATGCTGGCGTTAAATGAAAGATTGGTGGCATTGGGAGATAAACTGACCGATGAACGAACGCAATTGGAGCAGGAAATTCAGGAAACTGATGCCCAAATCGACCGATTGGTGTATGAGTTGTATAGTATTTCGGATGCTGAAAGGAAAGTGATTGAAGAGAGCTTAAGATGA
- a CDS encoding radical SAM protein — MNALTAQQIWNLPDPELTALLDSDILRTQTGTVRFYAPSFSPYQTPDFCASTTAFPTISVTGNTCALGCRHCGGKVLKTMQSATTPTELWNLGVNLKSRGARGVLVSGGCLPDGSVPLAGFASVLARFKRELALTVFVHSGIVDSETAVALAAAGVDAALIDVLGSEQTIRNVLRLEVSLRCYADSLKALDAAKLPVIPHVIVGLNGGALDGEYAALQTIQQTLRPAAVVIIAFMPIPGTDMAQTPPPTPLCIARVAAAARALFPQTPLALGCMRPKGKHRDQTDVLALKAGVDAIAYPSTGAVQYAKTLGAKAVYSPFCCAQMYRDFKK, encoded by the coding sequence ATGAATGCCCTCACCGCCCAGCAGATCTGGAACCTCCCCGACCCCGAACTCACCGCGCTTCTGGACTCAGATATCCTGCGAACCCAAACCGGCACCGTGCGCTTCTACGCACCCAGCTTCAGCCCCTACCAAACCCCCGATTTCTGCGCGTCCACAACCGCTTTCCCCACCATATCCGTCACGGGCAACACCTGCGCGCTGGGATGCCGGCACTGCGGCGGAAAAGTCCTAAAAACCATGCAATCCGCCACCACGCCAACCGAGCTCTGGAACCTCGGCGTTAACCTCAAAAGCCGCGGCGCAAGGGGTGTGCTGGTCAGCGGCGGTTGCCTCCCCGATGGCTCGGTGCCTCTGGCTGGGTTTGCGTCTGTTTTGGCGCGGTTTAAGCGTGAATTGGCTTTAACGGTTTTTGTGCACAGCGGCATCGTCGACTCGGAAACCGCCGTTGCCCTCGCCGCCGCTGGGGTGGATGCCGCATTAATCGACGTGTTGGGTTCAGAGCAAACCATCCGAAACGTGCTGCGCCTCGAGGTTTCCCTTCGCTGCTACGCGGATTCGCTTAAAGCCCTCGACGCCGCCAAGCTGCCGGTTATCCCCCATGTCATCGTCGGATTAAACGGCGGCGCACTCGACGGCGAATATGCCGCGCTCCAAACCATCCAACAGACCCTCCGGCCCGCTGCAGTCGTCATCATCGCGTTTATGCCCATCCCCGGAACCGACATGGCCCAAACTCCCCCGCCCACGCCTCTATGCATAGCCAGAGTCGCCGCAGCCGCACGCGCCCTCTTCCCCCAAACCCCGCTTGCCCTGGGCTGTATGCGCCCCAAAGGCAAACACCGAGACCAAACCGACGTGCTCGCCCTCAAAGCAGGCGTGGACGCCATCGCCTACCCCAGCACCGGGGCAGTGCAGTACGCAAAAACCCTCGGCGCCAAAGCGGTTTATTCGCCGTTTTGCTGCGCCCAGATGTATCGGGATTTTAAGAAGTAA
- a CDS encoding DUF998 domain-containing protein: MVCSRKIGAAAGFATPIVAFACILCAIATYPQFSWVHNALSDLGVVSGVTGILFNFGLVASGVLGFVFAVLGLYDYLGVSRLGKVGAGFFAAATVALVLIGVFNEHFSPTHYIVSVAFFSLVPIALFILTCACYLQGKHAAAGFSVIIGLVAAVPWILQLTLEFVPRVAIPETISAAAVSAWAIVLSALMLKEKRR, from the coding sequence ATGGTTTGTTCAAGAAAAATCGGTGCCGCCGCGGGGTTTGCAACGCCCATTGTTGCCTTCGCCTGCATCCTTTGCGCGATTGCAACTTATCCCCAGTTCAGCTGGGTCCATAACGCATTAAGCGATCTTGGCGTGGTTTCGGGTGTAACGGGCATCCTGTTTAATTTTGGATTGGTGGCCAGCGGGGTTTTAGGCTTTGTCTTCGCAGTTTTGGGCTTGTATGATTACTTGGGGGTTAGCCGCTTGGGGAAGGTTGGCGCGGGGTTTTTTGCCGCTGCCACGGTGGCGCTTGTCTTAATCGGCGTCTTCAACGAGCACTTCTCCCCCACGCACTACATTGTTTCAGTGGCGTTTTTTTCGCTTGTCCCCATCGCGCTCTTTATCCTTACCTGCGCCTGCTATCTGCAGGGCAAACATGCCGCGGCTGGGTTTAGCGTGATAATCGGTTTGGTTGCGGCGGTTCCCTGGATTCTGCAGCTAACTTTAGAGTTTGTTCCCCGAGTTGCTATCCCCGAAACCATCTCTGCAGCGGCGGTGTCGGCGTGGGCGATTGTGCTTTCCGCCCTGATGCTGAAGGAGAAAAGGCGCTAA
- a CDS encoding DUF308 domain-containing protein: MSKTSGAYRALEIILGLVALAVGVLALVFPTAVVVTLVVFFGIALLIIGILRVATAASSSWTSSSSRKANAAIGILAIIFGVFILFVPLFATEVLVILIGIALLIYGIGRIAVGGAAGNLSGGLRGILIVVGILIAVFALIVIFFPIIGVFTYAFFVSIAFILIGIDSIASGIVGSPMMT; the protein is encoded by the coding sequence TTGTCTAAAACATCAGGTGCATACAGAGCATTAGAAATTATTCTGGGATTGGTCGCTTTAGCAGTAGGCGTCTTGGCGCTGGTTTTCCCCACCGCTGTCGTGGTCACGTTGGTGGTATTCTTCGGCATCGCTTTGCTAATCATTGGCATACTTAGAGTGGCAACTGCGGCCTCTTCAAGCTGGACCTCAAGCAGTTCACGCAAAGCCAACGCAGCAATCGGCATACTAGCGATTATTTTCGGTGTGTTCATATTGTTTGTGCCGCTGTTTGCAACAGAAGTTCTAGTTATCCTCATCGGTATCGCGCTACTCATCTATGGCATAGGACGCATCGCAGTGGGCGGAGCAGCCGGCAACTTAAGCGGCGGATTACGGGGCATACTCATCGTCGTCGGCATACTCATCGCGGTATTCGCGTTAATCGTCATCTTCTTCCCGATAATAGGTGTATTCACGTACGCATTCTTCGTTTCAATCGCTTTCATCCTCATCGGCATCGACAGCATCGCATCCGGAATCGTCGGGTCACCGATGATGACCTAA
- a CDS encoding EF-Tu/IF-2/RF-3 family GTPase encodes MGNITVAALGTLGYSGGIGKKGTSTDITLYDAKKGEATLTLIEPTRYPERLAPLFYACALATKALVVVDELTASLGEQLVMLQCSGIKSGIFVLRNYIPKEKILPLIKGTPIEGFEFLDDNPNLIREKLLAEAAQIQPAGEEQFGTTPVDHAFNVKGVGVVVLGIVTSGSVKKYANLNVLPGSKTAVVRSIQKHDDEFEQASVGDRVGFALKNVEVQDLDRGTVLTNDPTVKTSNKLQVTASLVKYWQTPLKAGMVMHVGHWAQFLTAKVEEASEGTDFRNVSLTLALDKPLVYRSGDRAVLMYLEGAKLRVAGTVELT; translated from the coding sequence ATGGGAAACATCACTGTTGCCGCACTGGGCACATTAGGCTACAGCGGCGGAATCGGCAAAAAAGGCACCTCCACAGACATCACCCTCTACGACGCCAAAAAAGGCGAAGCCACCCTCACCCTCATCGAGCCCACACGCTACCCCGAACGCCTCGCGCCCCTCTTCTATGCCTGCGCACTGGCAACCAAAGCACTTGTGGTAGTCGACGAGTTGACGGCGTCGCTGGGCGAGCAGCTTGTGATGCTTCAATGCAGCGGCATAAAAAGCGGCATCTTTGTGCTGCGCAACTACATCCCTAAAGAAAAAATCCTCCCCCTCATCAAAGGCACCCCAATCGAGGGCTTCGAATTCTTAGACGATAACCCGAACCTTATCCGGGAAAAACTGCTAGCAGAAGCAGCCCAGATACAGCCAGCGGGGGAAGAGCAATTCGGCACCACACCCGTGGACCATGCCTTCAACGTGAAGGGAGTGGGCGTGGTTGTCCTAGGCATAGTTACAAGTGGCTCAGTCAAAAAATATGCAAACTTAAACGTGCTGCCGGGATCCAAAACCGCGGTGGTGCGCTCCATCCAAAAGCACGACGATGAGTTCGAGCAGGCAAGCGTCGGCGACCGCGTGGGGTTCGCCCTCAAAAACGTGGAGGTACAGGATCTTGACCGCGGCACCGTCTTAACCAACGACCCCACGGTGAAAACCTCCAACAAGCTGCAGGTTACGGCTTCGCTGGTGAAGTACTGGCAGACCCCCCTTAAAGCAGGCATGGTTATGCATGTTGGCCACTGGGCGCAGTTTTTAACGGCTAAGGTAGAAGAAGCATCTGAAGGCACCGATTTCCGAAATGTTTCGCTGACTTTGGCGCTGGATAAGCCGCTGGTTTACCGGTCAGGCGACAGGGCAGTTTTGATGTATCTGGAAGGCGCGAAGCTGCGGGTAGCTGGAACCGTTGAGCTCACCTAG
- the rpl12p gene encoding 50S ribosomal protein P1, translated as MENIYAAMLLHKAGKEINEASVTKVLEAAGLTVDAVQVKALVASLSEVNIDEAIKAAPTMMAAAPVAAPAAEAKAAAPVEDKKKKAEEEKAKEEAALEGLGALFG; from the coding sequence ATGGAAAACATTTACGCAGCAATGCTCCTTCACAAGGCAGGTAAAGAAATCAACGAGGCATCCGTGACTAAAGTTCTCGAAGCAGCAGGTCTTACTGTTGATGCAGTTCAAGTTAAAGCATTAGTTGCTTCTCTCAGTGAAGTTAACATTGATGAGGCAATCAAGGCAGCACCAACTATGATGGCAGCAGCTCCAGTTGCAGCTCCAGCAGCAGAAGCCAAGGCAGCAGCTCCAGTAGAAGACAAGAAGAAGAAAGCAGAAGAAGAAAAAGCCAAAGAAGAAGCAGCACTAGAAGGATTAGGCGCCCTATTCGGGTAA
- a CDS encoding RNA methyltransferase, whose protein sequence is MAKKKLSIAIPASVISDTPHLREKTSKIGLIARAAAIFRVDEIIVYPDNPKTNQQRDQEFIALILSYLETPQYLRKALFKLDPDLQYAGILPPLRTPHHPLSGKTKHLKIGEYREGIVLSENKEGLTVDIGVQQPALLRQKQFRVGERLTLQVVSLGEVVEVQPANREEVPIYWGYRVTVEKRSFGQLSKEGNFDLKVATAKIGDAFADVSAGIGQRWLGSSRVLVGFGAPSRGLHEIVADEGLALGALADFVVNTVPDQGTVTVRAEEALLATLAIFNVYFSY, encoded by the coding sequence ATGGCTAAAAAGAAGCTCTCTATCGCTATTCCAGCATCCGTCATCTCGGATACGCCGCATCTACGCGAGAAAACCAGCAAAATCGGGTTAATCGCACGCGCAGCCGCCATCTTCCGAGTCGACGAAATCATCGTTTATCCCGACAACCCCAAAACCAACCAGCAAAGAGACCAAGAATTCATTGCCCTCATACTCAGCTACCTTGAAACGCCCCAGTACCTACGCAAAGCCCTCTTCAAACTCGACCCCGACCTCCAATACGCAGGCATCCTGCCGCCGCTACGCACCCCACATCACCCATTAAGCGGCAAAACCAAGCACCTGAAAATCGGCGAGTACCGCGAAGGCATCGTGCTCTCAGAGAACAAAGAGGGATTAACAGTAGATATTGGCGTGCAGCAACCCGCGCTTCTGCGGCAAAAACAGTTCCGCGTCGGCGAACGCTTAACACTGCAGGTGGTCAGCCTCGGCGAAGTCGTGGAGGTGCAGCCTGCAAACCGCGAGGAAGTGCCGATTTACTGGGGTTACCGGGTTACTGTGGAGAAACGCAGCTTTGGGCAACTCTCAAAAGAAGGCAACTTCGACCTCAAAGTGGCAACCGCAAAAATCGGCGACGCATTTGCTGATGTATCAGCCGGAATCGGGCAGAGGTGGCTGGGCAGCAGCCGCGTTTTAGTTGGGTTCGGAGCGCCATCGCGAGGTCTGCATGAAATAGTGGCTGACGAGGGCTTAGCGCTGGGGGCGCTTGCGGATTTTGTGGTTAACACGGTTCCGGATCAGGGCACGGTAACGGTTCGCGCGGAAGAGGCGCTGCTGGCAACGCTTGCAATCTTTAACGTCTACTTTAGTTACTGA
- a CDS encoding bifunctional phosphoglucose/phosphomannose isomerase, with amino-acid sequence MTTKTILDEIEEIRAVDKSGMIDFCINAPKHYREATKIAQKIKANYPVPDNIIIAGMGGSAIGGDLLKDWARNKLIVPLEVNREYNLPEYADKKTLVVVSSYSGDTEESLSAFLDALKRGCMIFCVSSGGELIKAAKKHEVPFLQVPGGMPPRVALPYMLVPLLVYMEKAGLVKGVTEELEETFTVLDRIVEENGPQQPQNDNFAKNTAHFLWDSAPVVYGFGFYRSVAQRFKQQFNENSKSPAKWEYFPELDHNEIVGWSGKGEQCKWFSIIFIRDEDEPGEIESRIDITKAIIESVGIVTFDLHVQGKSCLAKMLSTVVVGDFLSVYFAVERKADPTPVKTIDLLKNKLQENGVREEVIAQLEKE; translated from the coding sequence TTGACCACAAAAACCATTTTGGATGAAATCGAAGAAATCCGTGCGGTAGATAAAAGCGGCATGATAGATTTCTGCATCAACGCACCCAAACATTACCGTGAAGCCACAAAAATAGCACAGAAAATCAAAGCAAACTACCCTGTTCCAGATAACATAATCATCGCAGGCATGGGTGGCTCTGCAATCGGCGGGGATTTGCTCAAGGATTGGGCAAGAAACAAGCTTATTGTGCCCTTAGAGGTTAATCGAGAGTACAATCTGCCTGAGTACGCTGACAAAAAAACGCTTGTGGTGGTCTCAAGCTATTCTGGCGATACTGAAGAATCATTAAGCGCCTTTCTGGATGCGTTGAAGCGTGGCTGCATGATTTTCTGTGTCAGCAGCGGCGGAGAGTTGATTAAAGCTGCTAAAAAACATGAAGTGCCCTTTTTGCAGGTTCCCGGCGGGATGCCTCCGCGTGTGGCGTTGCCTTACATGCTGGTTCCTCTGCTGGTTTACATGGAGAAAGCTGGGTTAGTTAAGGGTGTAACCGAGGAATTGGAAGAGACCTTTACAGTTTTAGATCGGATAGTTGAGGAAAATGGTCCACAGCAGCCCCAAAACGATAACTTTGCCAAGAACACCGCGCATTTTCTGTGGGATTCAGCCCCAGTTGTTTATGGTTTTGGTTTCTATCGTAGCGTGGCGCAGAGGTTTAAGCAGCAATTTAACGAGAACAGCAAGTCTCCCGCGAAATGGGAATATTTCCCCGAGCTGGATCATAACGAAATTGTTGGTTGGTCAGGTAAAGGTGAACAGTGCAAATGGTTCAGCATAATCTTCATACGGGACGAGGATGAACCCGGCGAAATTGAAAGCCGTATCGACATCACAAAAGCCATCATCGAAAGCGTAGGCATCGTCACCTTTGATTTGCATGTGCAAGGTAAAAGCTGCCTTGCCAAGATGCTCTCCACTGTTGTGGTGGGTGACTTTTTGAGTGTTTACTTTGCAGTGGAACGCAAAGCAGACCCAACACCTGTTAAAACCATTGATTTACTCAAAAACAAGCTGCAGGAGAATGGGGTCCGAGAGGAAGTAATAGCTCAACTGGAAAAAGAGTAG